A single window of Gadus morhua chromosome 22, gadMor3.0, whole genome shotgun sequence DNA harbors:
- the LOC115536165 gene encoding proline-rich protein 15, protein MSERQPWWKSFLGIRKTPGQMDTTLEPDFDPFKPEKGAKMAPGPKHGGPKASSQTQPGNKESGRDSDDETYDDSHMDSVFNEQTCRRNMRVSRSGRFKEKRRVRSTLPIEEQQQQQDKNGARK, encoded by the coding sequence ATGTCAGAGAGACAACCATGGTGGAAGTCCTTCCTGGGGATCCGGAAGACCCCCGGCCAGATGGATACGACCCTCGAGCCAGACTTCGACCCTTTCAAACCCGAGAAAGGCGCAAAGATGGCTCCGGGTCCCAAGCATGGAGGTCCCAAGGCCTCGTCGCAGACCCAGCCGGGGAATAAGGAGTCTGGCAGGGACAGCGATGACGAGACTTACGACGACTCCCACATGGACTCCGTCTTCAACGAACAGACTTGCCGCAGGAACATGAGGGTGTCGCGGTCGGGCCGCTTCAAGGAGAAGCGGAGGGTGCGCTCGACCCTGCCCatagaggagcagcagcagcagcaggacaaGAATGGTGCCAGGAAGTAG